In the genome of Paroceanicella profunda, one region contains:
- a CDS encoding ABC transporter substrate-binding protein: MTLFRHIRLPLFVATCALTSNAALAEQIRFWTTEEQPERLAKQQALAESFTEATGHTVEIIPVTESDLGKRATAAFAANDLPDVIYTTLQYVQPWAEAGILDIDSDTEIVEDLGADTFAPGALATTDIDGDYAAVPVDGWTQMVVYRKDLFEENGLEPPNSYANIEAAIEKLSNPPEMYGFVAATKIDENSMNQALEHILLANGATPIKADGSVGFDPEKLKEGLEFYKVLAKASPPGDLYWKQSREIYFAGKAAMILWSPYILDELAGLRDSAPPTITSDPTSRELADKTGIVTTLSGPSNPEGATWAEIKYFGVTTSANADAAMEFVEYAMGDGYAQTLSVGPEGQFPVRRGTEDDPEKFVKEWSELPVGVDRKAPLADLYPKEVIDELVDGLNTAKRWGVEEGALATASKIINSGVINQVTRRFIDGEIDADTAVEQINDGISGL, from the coding sequence ATGACCTTGTTCCGACACATCCGCCTGCCGTTGTTCGTTGCCACCTGCGCGCTCACCAGCAACGCAGCCCTGGCTGAGCAGATCCGGTTCTGGACCACGGAGGAGCAGCCCGAGCGCCTCGCCAAGCAGCAGGCCCTCGCGGAGTCCTTCACCGAGGCGACCGGCCACACGGTCGAGATCATCCCGGTGACCGAGAGCGACCTGGGCAAGCGCGCCACCGCCGCCTTCGCGGCCAATGACCTGCCGGACGTGATCTACACCACGCTGCAATACGTGCAGCCCTGGGCCGAGGCCGGCATCCTGGACATCGATTCCGACACCGAGATCGTCGAGGACCTGGGCGCGGACACCTTCGCCCCCGGCGCCCTTGCCACCACCGACATCGACGGGGACTATGCCGCCGTTCCGGTGGACGGCTGGACCCAGATGGTCGTCTACCGCAAGGACCTGTTCGAGGAGAACGGCCTGGAGCCGCCCAACAGCTACGCCAACATCGAGGCCGCGATCGAGAAGCTCTCGAACCCGCCAGAGATGTACGGCTTCGTGGCCGCCACGAAGATCGACGAGAACTCGATGAACCAGGCGCTGGAGCACATCCTGCTGGCCAATGGCGCCACCCCGATCAAGGCGGACGGCAGCGTGGGCTTCGACCCGGAGAAGCTGAAGGAAGGTCTCGAGTTCTACAAGGTGCTCGCGAAAGCCTCGCCTCCGGGCGATCTCTACTGGAAGCAGTCGCGTGAGATCTACTTCGCCGGCAAGGCGGCGATGATCCTGTGGTCGCCCTACATCCTCGACGAGCTGGCCGGCCTGCGCGACAGCGCGCCGCCGACCATCACCTCCGACCCCACCAGCCGCGAGCTTGCCGACAAGACCGGCATCGTGACCACGCTCTCCGGCCCCTCGAACCCCGAAGGCGCCACCTGGGCGGAGATCAAGTACTTCGGCGTGACCACCTCGGCCAACGCGGATGCCGCGATGGAATTCGTGGAATACGCGATGGGCGACGGCTATGCGCAGACCCTCTCCGTGGGCCCCGAGGGCCAGTTCCCGGTGCGCCGCGGCACCGAGGACGATCCGGAGAAGTTCGTGAAGGAATGGTCGGAGCTGCCCGTGGGCGTGGACCGCAAGGCACCGCTGGCCGATCTCTACCCCAAGGAGGTCATCGACGAGCTGGTTGACGGGCTGAACACCGCCAAGCGCTGGGGTGTCGAGGAAGGCGCGCTTGCCACCGCCTCGAAGATCATCAACTCGGGCGTCATCAACCAGGTCACCCGCCGCTTCATCGACGGCGAGATCGACGCGGACACCGCCGTCGAGCAGATCAACGACGGCATCTCCGGCCTCTGA
- a CDS encoding carbohydrate ABC transporter permease translates to MIARGGFGFASGTTAAVLAGVVFGFLWMAVIGVTLALVTGLPARPPLLAGMLAGLGGAAATLVLSGGTRRWGAMAAALVVLVAAALGAPFGLPLGEGTLWQALALLLFAGLTGQSLWMCLGDAVPGRLRRYDFERLIIRIAKGAGYIVFSVFVALPFYVMVMTSLKSQAALLENPLDFSIDITRDGLFSSYTELFTKFNFGTYLLNSGIVSFSTVVLTLLISVPGAYAVARLRFRGREAFARSILLIYMVPAIVLVLPLYTVFSQLELRNTLVGLLIVYPATTIPVALYMLQGYFRGLPAEMEEAGLMDGLSRLGVIAKITMPLSLPALASVSLYVFMIAWNEFLFAFMFLDDPGIFTLPRGVASLNSSELPRELMMAGAVIATVPIMVIFVWLERFMVQGLSAGAVKG, encoded by the coding sequence ATGATCGCCCGGGGCGGCTTCGGCTTTGCCTCGGGCACCACGGCGGCCGTGCTGGCCGGGGTGGTCTTCGGCTTCCTGTGGATGGCGGTGATCGGCGTCACGCTGGCGCTCGTCACCGGGCTGCCGGCGCGCCCGCCGCTGCTCGCCGGCATGCTCGCCGGGCTCGGCGGCGCCGCGGCAACGCTGGTGCTCTCCGGCGGGACCCGGCGCTGGGGGGCCATGGCGGCGGCGCTCGTCGTGCTGGTCGCCGCCGCGCTCGGCGCGCCCTTCGGGCTGCCGCTTGGCGAGGGCACCCTGTGGCAGGCGCTCGCGCTGCTGCTCTTCGCCGGGCTCACCGGCCAGTCGCTGTGGATGTGCCTCGGCGATGCCGTGCCCGGCCGCCTGCGCCGCTACGATTTCGAGCGGCTGATCATCCGCATCGCCAAGGGCGCGGGCTACATCGTGTTCAGCGTGTTCGTGGCCCTGCCCTTCTACGTGATGGTGATGACCAGCCTGAAATCCCAGGCGGCGCTGCTGGAGAACCCGCTCGACTTTTCCATCGACATCACCCGCGACGGGCTGTTCTCCAGCTACACGGAGCTTTTCACGAAGTTCAACTTCGGCACCTACCTGCTGAACTCGGGCATCGTGTCCTTCTCCACCGTGGTGCTCACGCTGCTGATCTCGGTGCCGGGCGCCTATGCGGTGGCGCGGCTGCGCTTCCGGGGCCGCGAGGCCTTCGCGCGCTCGATCCTGCTCATCTACATGGTGCCGGCCATCGTGCTGGTACTGCCGCTCTACACGGTGTTCAGCCAGCTCGAGCTGCGCAACACGCTCGTCGGCCTGCTCATCGTCTACCCGGCCACCACCATTCCCGTGGCGCTCTACATGCTGCAGGGCTATTTCCGCGGCCTTCCGGCGGAGATGGAGGAGGCCGGCCTCATGGACGGGCTCTCGCGGCTCGGGGTGATCGCGAAGATCACCATGCCGCTCAGCCTGCCCGCGCTCGCCTCGGTGAGCCTCTATGTTTTCATGATCGCCTGGAACGAGTTCCTCTTCGCCTTCATGTTCCTCGACGACCCCGGCATCTTCACGCTGCCCCGCGGCGTGGCCTCGCTCAACTCCTCGGAGCTGCCGCGCGAGCTGATGATGGCCGGCGCGGTGATCGCCACGGTGCCGATCATGGTGATCTTCGTCTGGCTGGAACGCTTCATGGTGCAGGGCCTCTCGGCAGGCGCGGTAAAAGGATAA
- a CDS encoding carbohydrate ABC transporter permease has product MSEHKGPPKGAGPLARREARLAWAFLAPTFAIVALMVLLPLIANFWISAKPVGLADLRPPEPTINERVRGDGVAAGEAVEVIYTARNSSPNLPLRNVDFSDTIPEGFTATVDDPRCTVEATAFTCVIGDMEPSDRVRLEAAFVPDRAVEDPESLLEGSAPTITGSGENPLTNFTFTTENFVKVFDADEFWAVLWTSISYTVFGTGGALVLGLFGALLLNQPFKGRAFLRGLFLFPYVAPVIAVAYTWVTLLDPNSGALNAILQQIGASHGPINFLGQTSMGSVSVLGYTIEMPMALTTVVVFEAWRYFPLSFLFILARMQSINTDMYEAAEIDGATPFQQFWYLSLPQLAAILATLFLMRFIWTFNKFDDIFLLTGGAAGTRTLTVNVYEQAIGLSNIGAGAAVAVVVFLVLLAFSLVFFRFSPKEG; this is encoded by the coding sequence ATGTCCGAACACAAAGGCCCGCCGAAGGGGGCGGGCCCGCTTGCCAGGCGCGAGGCGCGCCTGGCATGGGCCTTCCTCGCCCCCACCTTCGCCATCGTGGCGCTGATGGTGCTGCTGCCGCTGATCGCCAATTTCTGGATCAGCGCCAAGCCCGTGGGGCTGGCGGACCTGCGCCCGCCCGAACCCACGATCAACGAGCGCGTGCGCGGTGACGGCGTCGCCGCGGGAGAGGCCGTGGAGGTGATCTACACCGCCCGCAACTCCTCGCCCAACCTGCCGCTGCGCAACGTGGACTTCTCCGACACCATCCCCGAGGGCTTCACCGCCACCGTGGACGACCCGCGCTGCACGGTGGAGGCCACCGCCTTCACCTGCGTGATCGGCGACATGGAGCCGAGCGACCGGGTGCGCCTGGAGGCCGCCTTCGTGCCGGACCGCGCGGTGGAAGACCCGGAGAGCCTGCTGGAGGGCTCCGCACCGACCATCACCGGCTCGGGCGAGAACCCGCTCACCAACTTCACCTTCACCACCGAGAACTTCGTGAAGGTGTTCGACGCCGACGAATTCTGGGCCGTGCTGTGGACCTCGATTTCCTACACAGTGTTCGGCACCGGCGGCGCGCTGGTGCTCGGCCTCTTCGGGGCGCTGCTCCTGAACCAGCCGTTCAAGGGCCGCGCCTTCCTGCGCGGGCTGTTCCTGTTTCCCTACGTGGCCCCGGTCATCGCCGTCGCCTACACCTGGGTGACGCTGCTGGACCCGAACTCCGGCGCGCTGAACGCCATCCTGCAGCAGATCGGCGCCAGCCACGGCCCGATCAACTTCCTCGGCCAGACCTCCATGGGGTCGGTCTCGGTTCTCGGCTACACCATCGAGATGCCGATGGCGCTCACCACCGTGGTGGTGTTCGAGGCCTGGCGCTACTTTCCGCTGTCCTTCCTGTTCATCCTGGCGCGGATGCAGTCCATCAACACCGACATGTACGAGGCCGCGGAGATCGACGGCGCGACGCCCTTCCAGCAGTTCTGGTACCTGTCGCTGCCCCAGCTCGCCGCCATCCTGGCCACGCTGTTCCTGATGCGCTTCATCTGGACCTTCAACAAGTTCGACGACATCTTCCTGCTCACCGGCGGGGCGGCGGGCACCCGCACCCTCACCGTGAACGTCTACGAACAGGCCATCGGCCTGTCCAACATCGGCGCCGGCGCCGCGGTGGCCGTGGTGGTGTTCCTCGTGCTGCTGGCCTTCTCGCTGGTGTTCTTCCGCTTCTCGCCGAAGGAGGGCTGA